The segment ACGGTGTTGGACCCGACCCTCGAGACGATCACCAGCGCGATGCGACGGTGCAGGTCCCACTTCTGCATCGCGAGGGCGAGCATGAAACCGCCCATGAACAGGAAGGTGACGTCGGACCCGTAGGAGGGAGAGATGTCGGCGACGCCCACTCCGTCGATCAGCAGCGGGAAAAGCACCAACGGCAACAGTGATGTGGCCGGGATCGGGATGGGCTGGGTCGCCCACCAGATCGCGACCCACGCGGTGATTCCCGCGGCGATGCCACCGTTGACGGACATGACCTGCCCGGTCTCGCCCTCTTCGAGCGGGAGCGGCATCTCGGGCAGCACCAGGTAGAGCAGCAGACCGACGAGCGGGCCGGCGACGAAGCCGATCACGCGCGCCAGGGTGGTGTGCTCCGCGCCGGTCTCTTGGCTCCGCTCCGGTTCCTTGCCTGTCGTGGTGTCGGCGGTGCCCAACGCCATTGGTCTCCTCCTGGGGGTGGGAGCCGCCGGTGGGCGGCCCGTGCACCGCGCACGAGATCCCCTCGCCATGGAGCGGATCCGTCGTCACGGCACGTCTTTTCCGGGAACACGGCTCTCGGTCACACAGCTCTCGCGTTCCTCCCGCGGTGAAGCCTGCGACCGCCACAGAGATGGTGTGGATTACGGAGGGGTGTGTGCAACGCAATGCTCGAAGAGTTGGGATTCCTCGAAGGTTTCGCCACGTTCCGTGGAACGGGCGAGACGCAGCGTGCCGAAAGCCGCGCCGTGAGTCCTGACGGCGTGCGCCTAGGCTGCGGTTATGCAGTGGACACCGGGGCGGAGGACCGCCCTGCTCACCCTGGCGGGGGCGGCGACCGCCGCGATCACGGGCTGCGCGCGGGCCCCGGAGGGAGCGGTCGATCGGCTCGTCGTGGCGACGGGACCCCCCGGCGCGGTCTACCGGGAGATCGGTAGCGAACTCGCGGCGCTACTCGACGAGCACCTCGACGAGATCGAGGTGGTCACCATGGAGACCCGTGCCTCACACGACAACCTCTTCCTCCTCGCGGACGGTGAGGCTCACCTCGGACTGGCCAACCTCGACTCCATCCTGTCGGCGGGAGTCGCCGACGGCGACGACGTGTTCGCCGTCGGACGCCTCTACGACAGCTTCGTCCACCTCGTCGTGCCCGGGGACTCCCCCGTCCGGTCGCTGACGGACCTCGACGGCCGACGGGTTTCGGTGGGGGCGGTGAACTCGGGGACCGAGTTCACCGCCGCGCAGCTCATCGGGGAGATCGGTTTGGACGTCGAGGAGCGTCGGTTGGACCAGGCGGCCTCGGCCGCGGCCCTCACCTCAGGGGACATCGACGCGATGTTCTCCCTCACGGGTCTGCCGACGCCCGCCGTGGCCACCGCGGCGGAGGAAGGGCGGATCCGGCTGATCGACCTCTCCGCGGCGGCCGACGCCTTGGCCGACGTCTCCCCGGAGGCCTACTTTCCGGCGAGCATCCCCGCGACCACCTACGACGGTGTGCCCGCCTGTCCCACCGTGTCGGTACCCAATCTGCTGCTGTGCGGCGCCGCCCTGCCCGACTCGCTCGTGCGAGTCGTGACCGGCACCCTGTACGCGGGTGTGGACCGCCTGTCCGCCCAGCGGCCCGAGGCGGCGCAGATCAACGTCCGAACCGGGATCTCCACCGGGATCGTGCCGCTGCACCCGGGGGCGTCGCAGTGGTACCGGGACCAGAAGCCCGCGTGAGCGAACGCCCTACGTGGCGAGGGGGAGTTCGATGGAGACCCCGAACCCCGGCCGCCCGTCGTCCGCCAAACCCTCCCCCAGGGTGATCTGGCCGTTGGCTCCGCGAACCAGGTCCGCGGCGATCGCGAGGCCCATTCCGCTCCCCTCCGTGTTTTGGTGGTGGGCGGAACGCCAGAAGCGCTCCAGTGCGGCCTGCCGGTGTTCCGGCGCCAGTCCGGTGCCGTTGTCCAGCACCCGAATGTGGACGGGGTCGCCGACCTCGACCCGGACCTCCACCCGGTCGCCTCCGGACAGTCGGAGGGCGTTGCTGACCAGCTCGTCGAGGATGCTGCCCAGTCCTCCGGCGGGGGCGACGACGGAGACCCCGGTGGGAACGGTCGTGGACACGTCGACGCCGCGGGCCTCGCCCAGGGCGCGCCACCGGTCGGCCCTGGTCGCCACCACTTCGGCGACCTCGACCGTCTCGGTCCCGGTGAGGCTCTCCAGCCGCGTGGCGGCGAGCAACGAGTTCAGCATGCGGTGCATCGCCGTCGCCTCCTCGACCGCCACGGCGTGGGCGTCGCGCGACTCCCGTGTCGACAGGTAGGGGGCGAGGTTCTCCACCGCGAGGCGCAGGCTGGCCAGTGGGTTGCGTAGCTGGTGGGACGCCTCGGAGACGAACGCTCGTTGCCGTTCCAGGGCGGTGCGCACCACGTCCACCATCGTGTTGAAGGAGTTGGTGAGGCGCCGCAGTTCCGGCGGTCCCCGCTCCGCGTCCACCCGGACGTCCAGGTCCCCCGAGGCGACCGCCTCCGTGGCGGCGTCCAGGCCGCGGATGGGGTGGAGCACCCAACGCGACAGAGGGAGTCCGGCGAAGACCAGGAGCGCCAGCGGGATGAGGCTGGCCAGCGCCAGCCACCCCCAGGCCCTGAGCACGTCGCGGCCCAGGTCCTGTGTCGGTGCGATGAGGACGACCGCACCGACGACCTCACTGTCGCGCCCGATGGGGTCGGCGATGACCAGGGGAGCGTCCGACCACGGCCAGACCGTGGACGGCGGGGCGGGTCGCTCCCCCGCCAGGGCCGTGGTCACGTCGGTCGCGAGCAGGGCGCCGTCGACGTCGCCCCGACCGGAGCCGGCGACGACGTCACCGTCCGGCGCGACCACGACCGCGGGGATGTCGTACAAGTCCTCGTAGCGGCCCATCTCCTGGTCGAGCGCGTCCTGGCGGTCGGTCTCCAGCGCCGTTCGGGCCAGTGAGGCGAACCGGCCGGCGTCGCCGAGCCGGTCGACGTACATCTCCTGGGTCCGTTGCTGGGCCACCATCGCTCCCATCGGGACGAAGACCGCTGCGACCAGTACGAACGCGACCGGGATGAGGATGCCGAGGAGCCGACGCAGCATGGTCTACCCCCGGTCGAGGACGTAGCCGACACCGCGGACCGTTCGAAAGCGCACCGCGTCGCCGAGTTTGGCCCGCAGCGAGGCCACGTGTGTGTCCAGGGTGCGTGAGGACGCCTCCCAGGCCGCGCCCCACACCTGGTCCAGGATGTGGTCGCGGCCGACCACGGCCGGGGCGCGCTGCACGAGAAGTGCGAGCAGGTCGAACTCCTTGCGGGTGAGTTGGGTGGGCAGGCCGTTGACCCGCGCCTCGCGCGTCGTCGGGTCCAAGGTCAGCGCGCCGAGCCGTACCGAGGGTTCCGCGTCCGGCGTCTCCGCCCGGGCCGCTCGCGTCCGACGCAACACCGCGTCGATCCGGGCCAGCAGCTCCGCCACCCCGAACGGTTTCACCACGTAGTCGTCGGCGCCGGCGCGCAACCCCCGGACCCGCTCGCGTTCCTCCCCGCGCGCGGTCACCGCGATGATCGCGGTCTGTGGTCGCTCCCGGAGTCTGCGCAGCAGGTCGATCCCGTCGGCGTCCGGCAACCCGAGGTCGAGCAGCACCACGTCGGCCGGAGGGGCGTTCAGGGCACGCTCGGCCGTTGCGGCCCGCTGCACGTCGAACGACGCCGCCGTCAGAGCGGTGACCAGGCCCCGCGCCACCCGGTCGTCGTCCTCCACCACGAGAATGCGCATGTCATGCAATGGTAGGCGCCGCGCGTGCCGCACCGATGACGCGTGGACGATGGGCCGGCCGACCAGGATTCCTGGAGCGCCGGGCGGGAATCGGCACAAGTGAGCCCCAATCGTGAGAGGCCGAGGTGCGATGCGACGTCATCCCATGGATCTTCCGGCGTACGAGGCACGTGCTCGCCACGGGCCGTGCTTCGTCTGCTCCTTCGTGGCCGGTGACCCGGAGTACCGGCATGAGACCGTCCACGAGGACGAGTCGCACGTCGCCTTCCTCGATCGCTGGCCGACGGTTCCGGGGAAAGTCCTGGTCGCCCCCAAGGCACACGTCGAGCACGTCGTCCGCGACCTCGAGGAGTCGGCGTACCTGGAGTTGATGTCGTTCGTCCGGACGGTGGCTCTGGCCGTCGAACGGGTGATGGGCCCCGAACGCACCTACCTGCTCTCCCTCGGGAGTCAACAGGGCAACGCGCACCTGCATTGGCACGTCGCCGGTCTTCCGCCCGGTGTGCCCTACGCGGAGCAACAGTTCCACGCGCTCATGAGCGAGAACGGTGTGCTGTCCGTCCCTGCCGACCACGCCACCGCTCTGGCGGCGCGGCTGCGCGCCGAGGCCGGGGCGGGGTGAGCGCCGATCGATCAGTACGTGACGCAGACAGAGCGCCATTCCGTGTAGAAGTCCCACACCTGGGGCGAGCACTCAGGCGCACCGTGCTGGGACATCTTGGTGCCCCCGTGCGGCAGATGCGCGTAGGACCCGACACCAGGACGATTCACATGGAGCATCCCCGCCTCGAACCACTCAAGAGCCTCGAAAGCCCGACCAATATCGCTGGTGAACAAAGCGCCGGACATCCCGTAGCGCACCCCGTTGGCGACGCGAAGGGCGTCGTCGAAGCCATCGCAGTCGACCACTGACAGGACCGGCCCGAAGACCTCCTCCTGGGCGATCGCGCTCTCCTCGGGCACGTCGAACAGGACTGTGGGCTCGACGTAGTTCCCGGGCGGGTCGATCTCGGCCGCCACTCCGCCGCAGAGCACCCGGGCGCCGGCGGCGCGGGCGGTGTCGATGGCGGTGACGCACTCCTCGCGACGTTGGGCGGTGATCAGCGGGCCGACGTCGGTGGCGTCGTCGGAGCCCGGGCCCACGCGTAGGCGGGTCACACGGTCCCGAAGTCTGTCGAGGAACTCCTCACGCACCGTGGTGTCGACGATCGCGCGGCTGGTGGCACTGCATCGTTGTCCGGCCTGCCCGAACGCCCCGCGCACGATCGCGTCCACCGCCAGATCGAGGTCGGCGTCGGCGAGGACGATCGCCGCGTTCTTACCGCCAAGCTCGAGTTGTGTCCGCAGAAGGCGTCCGGCACCGGCACGCTGGATCGCGGTTCCGACGGCGAGGGACCCGGTGAAGGACACCCCGGCGACGGTGGGGTGTTCCACCAGGGCCTCGCCCGCGGCCCGGTCTCCCTGCACCAGGTTGAGCACGCCGGGGGGCAGGGTGGCCTCGTGGAAGAGGTCGACGAGTCGCGCGGCGGTGAGTGGGGTGAACGGAGACGGTTTGAGGACGGCCGTGCAGCCGGCGAGCAGTGCCGGGGCGACCTTCCACACGGGTATCGCGAGAGGGAAGTTCCATGGGGTGATGAGGGCCGTCACCCCGAGCGCGCGCCGGAACGTGAACGCCAGGGTGCGTGGGTCCTCGGCGGGGGTGGTCACCCCGTTCAGCCGGCGCGCCTCACCGGCGGTGAAGTCCAGGATGGCCAGCGCCCGATCCACCTCGCCCCGCGCCTCGTCTCGTCGTTTCCCCTGCTCTCGCGTGATCGTCTGGGCGAAGTCCTCGCGTCGTTCCCGTAGGGCGTTCTCGACTCGGCGCAGGTATCGGGCTCGCTCGATGGCGCCAAGAGCGCGCCACTCCTCCTGCGCCCGTGCCGCCGCCGTCACCGCGAGTTCGGCGTCCGCGCCACCGGACTCGGCGAACGCGCCGATGACGTCGGTCGGGTCGGCGGGGTTGGTGTTGGTGCGGGTCTGTCCGCTCTCGGGCCGTACCCATCGGCCGTCGAGG is part of the Spiractinospora alimapuensis genome and harbors:
- a CDS encoding response regulator transcription factor, yielding MRILVVEDDDRVARGLVTALTAASFDVQRAATAERALNAPPADVVLLDLGLPDADGIDLLRRLRERPQTAIIAVTARGEERERVRGLRAGADDYVVKPFGVAELLARIDAVLRRTRAARAETPDAEPSVRLGALTLDPTTREARVNGLPTQLTRKEFDLLALLVQRAPAVVGRDHILDQVWGAAWEASSRTLDTHVASLRAKLGDAVRFRTVRGVGYVLDRG
- a CDS encoding sensor histidine kinase, producing MLRRLLGILIPVAFVLVAAVFVPMGAMVAQQRTQEMYVDRLGDAGRFASLARTALETDRQDALDQEMGRYEDLYDIPAVVVAPDGDVVAGSGRGDVDGALLATDVTTALAGERPAPPSTVWPWSDAPLVIADPIGRDSEVVGAVVLIAPTQDLGRDVLRAWGWLALASLIPLALLVFAGLPLSRWVLHPIRGLDAATEAVASGDLDVRVDAERGPPELRRLTNSFNTMVDVVRTALERQRAFVSEASHQLRNPLASLRLAVENLAPYLSTRESRDAHAVAVEEATAMHRMLNSLLAATRLESLTGTETVEVAEVVATRADRWRALGEARGVDVSTTVPTGVSVVAPAGGLGSILDELVSNALRLSGGDRVEVRVEVGDPVHIRVLDNGTGLAPEHRQAALERFWRSAHHQNTEGSGMGLAIAADLVRGANGQITLGEGLADDGRPGFGVSIELPLAT
- a CDS encoding TAXI family TRAP transporter solute-binding subunit; the encoded protein is MQWTPGRRTALLTLAGAATAAITGCARAPEGAVDRLVVATGPPGAVYREIGSELAALLDEHLDEIEVVTMETRASHDNLFLLADGEAHLGLANLDSILSAGVADGDDVFAVGRLYDSFVHLVVPGDSPVRSLTDLDGRRVSVGAVNSGTEFTAAQLIGEIGLDVEERRLDQAASAAALTSGDIDAMFSLTGLPTPAVATAAEEGRIRLIDLSAAADALADVSPEAYFPASIPATTYDGVPACPTVSVPNLLLCGAALPDSLVRVVTGTLYAGVDRLSAQRPEAAQINVRTGISTGIVPLHPGASQWYRDQKPA
- a CDS encoding HIT family protein — its product is MDLPAYEARARHGPCFVCSFVAGDPEYRHETVHEDESHVAFLDRWPTVPGKVLVAPKAHVEHVVRDLEESAYLELMSFVRTVALAVERVMGPERTYLLSLGSQQGNAHLHWHVAGLPPGVPYAEQQFHALMSENGVLSVPADHATALAARLRAEAGAG
- a CDS encoding aldehyde dehydrogenase family protein, encoding MGTQDPTSTRPGHTPIHGNYLDGRWVRPESGQTRTNTNPADPTDVIGAFAESGGADAELAVTAAARAQEEWRALGAIERARYLRRVENALRERREDFAQTITREQGKRRDEARGEVDRALAILDFTAGEARRLNGVTTPAEDPRTLAFTFRRALGVTALITPWNFPLAIPVWKVAPALLAGCTAVLKPSPFTPLTAARLVDLFHEATLPPGVLNLVQGDRAAGEALVEHPTVAGVSFTGSLAVGTAIQRAGAGRLLRTQLELGGKNAAIVLADADLDLAVDAIVRGAFGQAGQRCSATSRAIVDTTVREEFLDRLRDRVTRLRVGPGSDDATDVGPLITAQRREECVTAIDTARAAGARVLCGGVAAEIDPPGNYVEPTVLFDVPEESAIAQEEVFGPVLSVVDCDGFDDALRVANGVRYGMSGALFTSDIGRAFEALEWFEAGMLHVNRPGVGSYAHLPHGGTKMSQHGAPECSPQVWDFYTEWRSVCVTY